The following are encoded together in the Culex pipiens pallens isolate TS chromosome 1, TS_CPP_V2, whole genome shotgun sequence genome:
- the LOC120429205 gene encoding histone deacetylase 6 isoform X1 yields MSSTVVTRQGAQKTKITTRAQRASVEAAETERKAKFYGTRKPNPALAEAKKRGKLKMSTEPKEGAANPDQNGGVVQLKDIYGSAIAATELVRGPTGLVYDEKFAEHRCLWDDGYPECPERFTRVLERCRELKLVERCAVIEPRMASEEEVLTKHTPEQLEILKSTRGSQDVAALEELSSHYDAVFIHPSSYDCSLLSAGSTIELVDAILEGRVQNGMAIIRPPGHHAMKAEYNGYCFFNNVAIAAQHALDKRGLKRILVVDWDIHHGQGTQRMFYDDPRVLYFSIHRYECGTFWPNLRESDFDCIGEGAGLGYNFNVPLNRIGMTNGDYLAIWQQLLLPVALEYQPELILVSAGYDAAYGCPEGQMEITPAFYPHLLSPLMSLAQGKVAVVLEGGYCLTSLAEGGALTLRALLGDPCPLLVEKLQPPCESMQQTILNCVHSHRPYWKNLQLNATYGLEELNNVNPQPNFHQVIQYYVQQEPKPEPVRYETRHCYPVQASEEKNRIEERLAMLQIATRLTFPATRVCYVYDDLLLEHRNLHEDLHPEQPQRIARIFSRHEEYKLLPRMKRLKPRHATTDELCLVHSRQHVNVIRRTVEREEMKQVADKFNSVYFHPKTFECATLATGSVLQVVDEVLNGQSRSGVCIVRPPGHHAESDMPHGFCIFNNVAIAAQYAIRDHGLKRVLIVDWDVHHGNGTQHIFESNPKVLYMSVHRYDNATFFPKSKDANYDSVGNGTGEGFNVNIPWNKKGMGDQEYAAAFQQVILPIAYEFDPELVLVSAGFDAAIGDPLGGCKVTPEAYGHFTHWLSSLANGRVIVCLEGGYNVNSISYAMTLCTKSLLGDPLPMLHVSQRYNGPNAACVESIRNVLSVQEKFWKSLKFNKKLPDFRSATGETDLNSAFGKLQLSAGTSGSSTDSSPAKNSSDDLGVPFDGDDQPGPSRRRNKQTTEGQQSASGSSGAGDGSSNSGTKQETLQDFLAANLEALQNEEMFAVIPLRDCPHLKELNPDNIPDKISTNAPCTGCESSVENWVCLLCFNVCCGRYINEHAIEHATVTEHPLALSFSDLSVWCYKCESYVDNPVLYPYKNLVHQDKFGGEQLVWSYGSDLVLDVKPPTTKTKE; encoded by the exons ATG AGTTCCACCGTCGTGACCCGACAGGGCGCCCAAAAGACCAAAATCACAACCCGAGCCCAGCGTGCGTCGGTCGAAGCAGCGGAAACCGAACGAAAGGCCAAATTCTACGGAACCAGAAAGCCCAACCCAGCGCTCGCGGAAGCGAAAAAGCGAGGCAAGCTGAAAATGTCCACGGAACCGAAGGAAGGGGCGGCCAATCCGGACCAGAACGGTGGCGTTGTCCAGCTGAAGGACATTTACGGCAGCGCGATCGCCGCGACGGAACTGGTCCGCGGGCCGACCGGGCTGGTCTACGACGAGAAGTTTGCCGAGCATCGGTGCCTGTGGGACGACGGATATCCGGAGTGTCCGGAGCGGTTCACCCGGGTGCTGGAACGGTGCCGGGAGCTCAAGCTGGTCGAGCGATGTGCCGTGATTGAACCTCGGATGGCCAGCGAGGAGGAGGTGTTGACGAAGCATACGCCCGAGCAGTTGGAGATTCTCAAGAGTACACGGGGCTCGCAGGATGTGGCCGCACTGGAGGAACTAAGTTCGCATTACGACGCGGTCTTTATCCATCCG TCATCCTACGATTGTTCGCTACTATCAGCGGGTAGTACGATCGAGCTGGTCGATGCAATTTTGGAGGGGCGTGTGCAGAACGGAATGGCCATCATCCGGCCGCCGGGTCACCACGCCATGAAGGCCGAGTACAATGGGTACTGCTTCTTCAACAACGTGGCAATTGCGGCGCAGCATGCGCTCGATAAGCGTGGACTGAAGCGGATCCTGGTTGTCGACTGGGACATCCACCACGGACAGGGAACACAGCGGATGTTTTACGATGATCCGAG AGTCCTGTATTTTTCGATCCATCGCTACGAGTGCGGAACGTTCTGGCCAAACCTGCGCGAGTCCGACTTTGACTGCATCGGCGAAGGCGCTGGACTGGGCTACAACTTTAACGTCCCGCTCAACCGAATCGGAATGACCAACGGAGACTATCTGGCCATTTGGCAGCAACTATTGCTACCGGTGGCACTGGAG TATCAACCGGAGCTCATTCTCGTCTCGGCCGGCTACGACGCAGCCTACGGTTGCCCAGAG GGCCAAATGGAGATCACGCCGGCGTTTTACCCTCACCTCCTTTCACCACTGATGTCCCTTGCGCAAGGCAAGGTCGCCGTAGTCCTGGAAGGTGGCTATTGCTTGACGTCTCTCGCCGAAGGAGGCGCGTTAACGTTGCGTGCCCTGCTGGGAGATCCGTGTCCGCTGCTGGTCGAGAAGCTTCAGCCGCCGTGCGAAAGCATGCAGCAGACCATTCTGAACTGCGTCCATTCGCATCGACCGTACTGGAAGAATTTGCAGCTGAACGCGACGTACGGATTGGAAGAGTTGAACAACGTTAATCCGCAGCCAAACTTTCACCAAGTTATTCAGTATTACGTCCAGCAGGAGCCAAAGCCGGAACCGGTTCGATATGAAACGAGACATTGTTATCCCGTCCAGGCTAGTGAAGAGAAGAATCGGATCGAGGAGAGGCTAGCTATGCTGCAGATTGCAACCAGGTTGACCTTCCCGGCGACCCGGGTTTGCTACGTGTACGACGATCTGCTGCTCGAGCATCGCAATCTGCACGAGGATCTTCATCCGGAGCAACCGCAACGAATAGCCAGAATCTTTTCGCGCCACGAAGAGTACAAACTGTTACCACGAATGAAGCGACTTAAACCACGCCACGCGACCACTGACGAACTGTGTCTGGTGCACTCGCGCCAGCACGTGAACGTGATTCGGAGGACGGTCGAGCGGGAAGAGATGAAGCAAGTGGCGGACAAGTTCAACTCCGTGTACTTCCATCCGAAGACGTTCGAGTGCGCCACGCTGGCGACCGGATCGGTGCTACAGGTCGTTGACGAAGTGCTGAACGGGCAGTCCCGTAGCGGTGTGTGCATTGTACGACCGCCGGGGCACCACGCCGAGTCGGATATGCCGCACGGATTTTGCATCTTTAACAACGTGGCCATTGCGGCGCAGTACGCAATCCGCGATCACGGGCTGAAGCGAGTGTTGATCGTTGATTGGGACGTGCACCACGGTAACGGAACGCAACACATCTTTGAGAGCAACCCGAAGGTCCTTTACATGTCAGTCCATCGGTACGACAACGCGACCTTCTTCCCAAAGAGCAAGGATGCGAATTACGACTCCGTGGGAAATGGCACCGGTGAAGGCTTCAACGTTAACATTCCATGGAACAAGAAGGGCATGGGAGATCAAGAATATGCCGCAGCCTTCCAACAAGTCATCCTACCGATCGCGTACGAGTTCGATCCGGAACTGGTCCTAGTTTCAGCTGGTTTTGATGCCGCCATTGGTGATCCACTCGGCGGTTGCAAGGTCACGCCGGAAGCATACGGACACTTCACCCACTGGCTTTCCTCGCTGGCCAACGGTCGTGTGATCGTGTGCCTCGAGGGAGGTTACAACGTAAACTCAATCTCCTACGCGATGACCCTCTGTACAAAGTCCCTCCTGGGTGATCCACTCCCGATGCTACACGTCAGTCAACGCTACAATGGACCAAACGCTGCCTGCGTCGAATCGATCCGAAATGTGCTGTCGGTGCAGGAAAAATTCTGGAAGTCgctcaaattcaacaaaaaactacCCGACTTTCGCAGTGCCACAGGCGAAACCGACCTGAACAGCGCCTTCGGTAAGCTGCAACTTTCTGCGGGAACCTCTGGATCTTCGACCGACTCGTCCCCAGCGAAGAACTCGAGCGACGATTTGGGCGTTCCGTTCGATGGTGACGATCAACCCGGACCAAGCCGAAGACGGAACAAGCAAACAACTGAGGGTCAACAGAGCGCATCCGGTAGCAGTGGAGCCGGTGACGGATCTTCCAATTCGGGAACGAAGCAAGAAACGTTGCAGGATTTCCTAGCTGCAAACTTAGAG GCCTTACAAAACGAGGAAATGTTTGCCGTCATCCCGTTACGAGACTGCCCCCACCTTAAGGAACTCAACCCCGACAACATCCCCGATA AAATTAGTACAAACGCTCCGTGCACCGGCTGCGAGTCCTCCGTGGAAAACTGGGTCTGCCTGCTGTGCTTCAACGTGTGCTGCGGCCGCTACATCAACGAACACGCAATCGAACATGCCACGGTCACGGAACATCCGCTCGCGCTAAGCTTCAGCGATCTGTCCGTGTGGTGTTACAAGTGCGAGTCCTACGTCGACAACCCGGTCCTGTACCCGTACAAGAATCTCGTGCACCAGGACAAGTTTGGCGGCGAACAGCTCGTTTGGTCGTACGGGAGTGATCTCGTCCTCGATGTGAAACCGCCAACGACCAAAACGAAAGaatga
- the LOC120429215 gene encoding uncharacterized protein LOC120429215, producing MDNHYICQPGSQNYCVGVPIEAGNQTWTSLKCNSASEIQNTSLTSNGIPQAAFVPCQKQPCAGFASSTVSHAPFPSELTVPRTQLQRASSVFTPEQQLKKVNMPKRTTTQSLALSETLRALDEELRELQEERARSKLSLRLELTRIDEKYSILEKTTSIREPAQRTGGQKQDSEHPALLPDSIFFGKKLNDQLVVPTSIPSNRTTTRTPSRTLGDTCTTRVPDEDSCTSDLSGLSECGAHNRTAALAKILPQQANYYALATEPATFQSSSVRQTITSEDTNTRSLLGGKDVNKTHALVPIRSHNNLQTRQLETTDQLEQYAQSMESIRHLLTKPTGQSGNCRNMYLPKIRRKPEGSATFALFGGRKRDVSSLLNKRTHQLQSGQVIQLPFEPCWDAGLFTNTMEGVYVLALVNNDHLMLRDRLLNHHHRSFFLQERSASFSSTHFPQCGSDEHSGLVSANSELPMKRSGFSSIHVHDGQQQCKGGIHQRKYFHRRIARNSGPFWTFGAIERKPTWRRFTWGECYAWKSAKRTSRLYRRIPVGNRVVRRY from the coding sequence ATGGACAACCACTACATTTGCCAGCCGGGGAGCCAAAATTACTGCGTTGGAGTTCCAATCGAAGCTGGGAACCAAACCTGGACAAGTCTCAAATGCAACAGCGCCAGTGAGATCCAGAACACCAGCCTAACGTCGAACGGAATTCCTCAAGCAGCATTTGTTCCGTGCCAGAAGCAACCGTGCGCAGGTTTTGCGAGTTCAACAGTTTCTCACGCACCTTTCCCGTCCGAACTCACAGTGCCCCGAACTCAACTGCAACGAGCCTCGTCCGTCTTCACGCCAGAACAACAACTCAAGAAAGTAAACATGCCGAaaagaacaacaacacaatcctTGGCTTTAAGCGAAACTCTCCGGGCACTAGATGAAGAACTGCGCGAACTGCAAGAAGAGCGCGCTCGGAGTAAACTCTCGCTCAGACTCGAGCTAACCCGCATTGATGAAAAATACAGCATTCTGGAAAAGACCACAAGTATTCGCGAACCTGCACAGCGAACTGGTGGCCAAAAACAGGACTCGGAACACCCCGCGCTGCTGCCCGATTCTATTTTCTTCGGGAAGAAGCTGAACGACCAACTTGTCGTTCCCACCTCCATCCCAAGCAATCGTACCACAACGAGAACACCTAGTCGCACCCTCGGCGACACCTGCACCACACGAGTACCAGATGAAGACTCGTGCACATCTGATCTGTCGGGCCTTTCCGAATGTGGTGCTCACAATCGGACTGCCGCCTTAGCCAAGATTCTACCACAGCAAGCCAACTACTATGCGTTGGCCACCGAACCAGCCACGTTCCAATCTTCTAGTGTGAGACAAACGATCACCTCGGAGGACACCAACACACGCTCTTTGCTCGGTGGGAAAGATGTAAACAAAACACACGCATTGGTGCCGATCCGGTCTCACAACAACTTACAAACGAGACAGCTCGAGACAACAGACCAGCTCGAGCAATACGCGCAGTCCATGGAGTCTATTCGTCATTTGCTGACCAAGCCGACCGGCCAATCCGGGAACTGCCGTAATATGTACCTGCCCAAGATTCGACGAAAGCCTGAAGGAAGTGCCACATTCGCGCTATTTGGAGGGCGTAAACGAGATGTATCCAGTTTGCTGAACAAGCGCACCCATCAACTGCAATCAGGTCAAGTGATACAGCTGCCCTTTGAACCCTGCTGGGATGCTGGACTGTTTACCAACACAATGGAAGGTGTGTATGTGCTGGCGCTGGTCAACAACGACCACCTGATGCTGCGAGATCGCCTACTCAACCACCACCACCGATCTTTCTTTCTGCAAGAGCGATCGGCCAGCTTCAGTTCTACACACTTTCCGCAGTGTGGTAGTGATGAACACTCGGGACTAGTGAGTGCCAACTCAGAGCTACCGATGAAGCGAAGTGGATTCTCGTCGATACATGTACACGACGGTCAACAACAGTGCAAGGGAGGTATTCACCAGAGGAAGTATTTCCATCGCAGAATTGCCCGGAATAGTGGACCTTTCTGGACGTTCGGAGCGATCGAGAGAAAACCGACCTGGCGTCGATTTACCTGGGGGGAGTGTTACGCGTGGAAAAGCGCTAAACGCACCTCACGTCTTTACCGGCGCATACCCGTTGGCAATCGTGTTGTCAGAAGATACTGA
- the LOC120429205 gene encoding histone deacetylase 6 isoform X2 has protein sequence MSSTVVTRQGAQKTKITTRAQRASVEAAETERKAKFYGTRKPNPALAEAKKRGKLKMSTEPKEGAANPDQNGGVVQLKDIYGSAIAATELVRGPTGLVYDEKFAEHRCLWDDGYPECPERFTRVLERCRELKLVERCAVIEPRMASEEEVLTKHTPEQLEILKSTRGSQDVAALEELSSHYDAVFIHPSSYDCSLLSAGSTIELVDAILEGRVQNGMAIIRPPGHHAMKAEYNGYCFFNNVAIAAQHALDKRGLKRILVVDWDIHHGQGTQRMFYDDPRVLYFSIHRYECGTFWPNLRESDFDCIGEGAGLGYNFNVPLNRIGMTNGDYLAIWQQLLLPVALEFDPEMVLVSAGYDSALGDEKGQMEITPAFYPHLLSPLMSLAQGKVAVVLEGGYCLTSLAEGGALTLRALLGDPCPLLVEKLQPPCESMQQTILNCVHSHRPYWKNLQLNATYGLEELNNVNPQPNFHQVIQYYVQQEPKPEPVRYETRHCYPVQASEEKNRIEERLAMLQIATRLTFPATRVCYVYDDLLLEHRNLHEDLHPEQPQRIARIFSRHEEYKLLPRMKRLKPRHATTDELCLVHSRQHVNVIRRTVEREEMKQVADKFNSVYFHPKTFECATLATGSVLQVVDEVLNGQSRSGVCIVRPPGHHAESDMPHGFCIFNNVAIAAQYAIRDHGLKRVLIVDWDVHHGNGTQHIFESNPKVLYMSVHRYDNATFFPKSKDANYDSVGNGTGEGFNVNIPWNKKGMGDQEYAAAFQQVILPIAYEFDPELVLVSAGFDAAIGDPLGGCKVTPEAYGHFTHWLSSLANGRVIVCLEGGYNVNSISYAMTLCTKSLLGDPLPMLHVSQRYNGPNAACVESIRNVLSVQEKFWKSLKFNKKLPDFRSATGETDLNSAFGKLQLSAGTSGSSTDSSPAKNSSDDLGVPFDGDDQPGPSRRRNKQTTEGQQSASGSSGAGDGSSNSGTKQETLQDFLAANLEALQNEEMFAVIPLRDCPHLKELNPDNIPDKISTNAPCTGCESSVENWVCLLCFNVCCGRYINEHAIEHATVTEHPLALSFSDLSVWCYKCESYVDNPVLYPYKNLVHQDKFGGEQLVWSYGSDLVLDVKPPTTKTKE, from the exons ATG AGTTCCACCGTCGTGACCCGACAGGGCGCCCAAAAGACCAAAATCACAACCCGAGCCCAGCGTGCGTCGGTCGAAGCAGCGGAAACCGAACGAAAGGCCAAATTCTACGGAACCAGAAAGCCCAACCCAGCGCTCGCGGAAGCGAAAAAGCGAGGCAAGCTGAAAATGTCCACGGAACCGAAGGAAGGGGCGGCCAATCCGGACCAGAACGGTGGCGTTGTCCAGCTGAAGGACATTTACGGCAGCGCGATCGCCGCGACGGAACTGGTCCGCGGGCCGACCGGGCTGGTCTACGACGAGAAGTTTGCCGAGCATCGGTGCCTGTGGGACGACGGATATCCGGAGTGTCCGGAGCGGTTCACCCGGGTGCTGGAACGGTGCCGGGAGCTCAAGCTGGTCGAGCGATGTGCCGTGATTGAACCTCGGATGGCCAGCGAGGAGGAGGTGTTGACGAAGCATACGCCCGAGCAGTTGGAGATTCTCAAGAGTACACGGGGCTCGCAGGATGTGGCCGCACTGGAGGAACTAAGTTCGCATTACGACGCGGTCTTTATCCATCCG TCATCCTACGATTGTTCGCTACTATCAGCGGGTAGTACGATCGAGCTGGTCGATGCAATTTTGGAGGGGCGTGTGCAGAACGGAATGGCCATCATCCGGCCGCCGGGTCACCACGCCATGAAGGCCGAGTACAATGGGTACTGCTTCTTCAACAACGTGGCAATTGCGGCGCAGCATGCGCTCGATAAGCGTGGACTGAAGCGGATCCTGGTTGTCGACTGGGACATCCACCACGGACAGGGAACACAGCGGATGTTTTACGATGATCCGAG AGTCCTGTATTTTTCGATCCATCGCTACGAGTGCGGAACGTTCTGGCCAAACCTGCGCGAGTCCGACTTTGACTGCATCGGCGAAGGCGCTGGACTGGGCTACAACTTTAACGTCCCGCTCAACCGAATCGGAATGACCAACGGAGACTATCTGGCCATTTGGCAGCAACTATTGCTACCGGTGGCACTGGAG TTCGATCCCGAAATGGTTCTGGTTTCGGCCGGTTATGATTCCGCACTGGGAGATGAAAAG GGCCAAATGGAGATCACGCCGGCGTTTTACCCTCACCTCCTTTCACCACTGATGTCCCTTGCGCAAGGCAAGGTCGCCGTAGTCCTGGAAGGTGGCTATTGCTTGACGTCTCTCGCCGAAGGAGGCGCGTTAACGTTGCGTGCCCTGCTGGGAGATCCGTGTCCGCTGCTGGTCGAGAAGCTTCAGCCGCCGTGCGAAAGCATGCAGCAGACCATTCTGAACTGCGTCCATTCGCATCGACCGTACTGGAAGAATTTGCAGCTGAACGCGACGTACGGATTGGAAGAGTTGAACAACGTTAATCCGCAGCCAAACTTTCACCAAGTTATTCAGTATTACGTCCAGCAGGAGCCAAAGCCGGAACCGGTTCGATATGAAACGAGACATTGTTATCCCGTCCAGGCTAGTGAAGAGAAGAATCGGATCGAGGAGAGGCTAGCTATGCTGCAGATTGCAACCAGGTTGACCTTCCCGGCGACCCGGGTTTGCTACGTGTACGACGATCTGCTGCTCGAGCATCGCAATCTGCACGAGGATCTTCATCCGGAGCAACCGCAACGAATAGCCAGAATCTTTTCGCGCCACGAAGAGTACAAACTGTTACCACGAATGAAGCGACTTAAACCACGCCACGCGACCACTGACGAACTGTGTCTGGTGCACTCGCGCCAGCACGTGAACGTGATTCGGAGGACGGTCGAGCGGGAAGAGATGAAGCAAGTGGCGGACAAGTTCAACTCCGTGTACTTCCATCCGAAGACGTTCGAGTGCGCCACGCTGGCGACCGGATCGGTGCTACAGGTCGTTGACGAAGTGCTGAACGGGCAGTCCCGTAGCGGTGTGTGCATTGTACGACCGCCGGGGCACCACGCCGAGTCGGATATGCCGCACGGATTTTGCATCTTTAACAACGTGGCCATTGCGGCGCAGTACGCAATCCGCGATCACGGGCTGAAGCGAGTGTTGATCGTTGATTGGGACGTGCACCACGGTAACGGAACGCAACACATCTTTGAGAGCAACCCGAAGGTCCTTTACATGTCAGTCCATCGGTACGACAACGCGACCTTCTTCCCAAAGAGCAAGGATGCGAATTACGACTCCGTGGGAAATGGCACCGGTGAAGGCTTCAACGTTAACATTCCATGGAACAAGAAGGGCATGGGAGATCAAGAATATGCCGCAGCCTTCCAACAAGTCATCCTACCGATCGCGTACGAGTTCGATCCGGAACTGGTCCTAGTTTCAGCTGGTTTTGATGCCGCCATTGGTGATCCACTCGGCGGTTGCAAGGTCACGCCGGAAGCATACGGACACTTCACCCACTGGCTTTCCTCGCTGGCCAACGGTCGTGTGATCGTGTGCCTCGAGGGAGGTTACAACGTAAACTCAATCTCCTACGCGATGACCCTCTGTACAAAGTCCCTCCTGGGTGATCCACTCCCGATGCTACACGTCAGTCAACGCTACAATGGACCAAACGCTGCCTGCGTCGAATCGATCCGAAATGTGCTGTCGGTGCAGGAAAAATTCTGGAAGTCgctcaaattcaacaaaaaactacCCGACTTTCGCAGTGCCACAGGCGAAACCGACCTGAACAGCGCCTTCGGTAAGCTGCAACTTTCTGCGGGAACCTCTGGATCTTCGACCGACTCGTCCCCAGCGAAGAACTCGAGCGACGATTTGGGCGTTCCGTTCGATGGTGACGATCAACCCGGACCAAGCCGAAGACGGAACAAGCAAACAACTGAGGGTCAACAGAGCGCATCCGGTAGCAGTGGAGCCGGTGACGGATCTTCCAATTCGGGAACGAAGCAAGAAACGTTGCAGGATTTCCTAGCTGCAAACTTAGAG GCCTTACAAAACGAGGAAATGTTTGCCGTCATCCCGTTACGAGACTGCCCCCACCTTAAGGAACTCAACCCCGACAACATCCCCGATA AAATTAGTACAAACGCTCCGTGCACCGGCTGCGAGTCCTCCGTGGAAAACTGGGTCTGCCTGCTGTGCTTCAACGTGTGCTGCGGCCGCTACATCAACGAACACGCAATCGAACATGCCACGGTCACGGAACATCCGCTCGCGCTAAGCTTCAGCGATCTGTCCGTGTGGTGTTACAAGTGCGAGTCCTACGTCGACAACCCGGTCCTGTACCCGTACAAGAATCTCGTGCACCAGGACAAGTTTGGCGGCGAACAGCTCGTTTGGTCGTACGGGAGTGATCTCGTCCTCGATGTGAAACCGCCAACGACCAAAACGAAAGaatga